DNA sequence from the Myxosarcina sp. GI1 genome:
CCTTGAGTAATTACATATTCTACAAACGGATTGAGATTTACATTAGGCGCGATCGCCGCTAAAAATTCTAGTTTGACGTGGCTGAAGCGATCGATTACTCCCGATACTGCGGAAATTATTTGTTGCCAATTATGTAAAGATTCTGGCATTCTCGAACCAGGTAACAGCAACACAGTTACTCGCTCTCGTCTTTTCTCAATCTTAATAGGTTTTTCACACTCCAAATCGTCCATCATGGGATTTCCCAAATCGTAGGTAGAAATTGACGACCATCGCTGTAGAATTTTTGCTGTCAGGGTGTCTCTAGGAAAAACAGCTTTACAGCGCGAATTAGCCATCAACCAGCGTTCCCAAGGCAAATACACCGAACCAAACCAGCGTTCTAAACTAGAAGTTTTGGGCAACCACCCTGTTTCGTCTCTCAAATAATATTCTGACTTAGCCGTTCCTACAAAAGCAAAGTTACTACTACTCAACCAGGCATAGAGTAACGGAACTATGTCTCCTACTGCCAGAATCGACCATTCTTTACTTAATTTTCTAACAAGTCTTATTTGTTCTATGGTTAGCCCAATCAAACCGCCGCGAACGTCTTGCCACAAATTATTACTTTCCATATAGATAAAGCCACCAGAAGGCATTTGTCGCACTTTACCAACAATGGGAATGTTAGATTGGGTATAGGCGTGTCCTTCTCCGACGATTGGCAAAGCCGCTAACTTTAATTTGTAAGACGTTAGCTGTTGTAATTGTTTTATAATACGAATAGCAATTACATCTTCTCCATGACCGTTACTTAAAATTAGTAGCTTCATTAGTTTTCATGGCGATTGCCGTTCGTAGAGATTTTTACGAGAGAAAAAATTAGTTAGTCGCGATCTTTTTTTTAGAATTGCTTTTAATTTACAATTTTTTAGTTCGACATCAAATAACAATCGTTTTAATCGTTTTGATTAATTTACTAATTACACTACTTAATGTGTACTTGGCAATTAAAATTTTACAATTACGATCGATAGTCAAACGCATAACCGCAATTGTAATTAACTACGAAAACTATTTTAGTTATGTACTAGCGCTCGCACCACAAATTATCTATCGCGGACACGGTAACATTCATCTTTTTAGA
Encoded proteins:
- a CDS encoding lipid-A-disaccharide synthase-related protein encodes the protein MKLLILSNGHGEDVIAIRIIKQLQQLTSYKLKLAALPIVGEGHAYTQSNIPIVGKVRQMPSGGFIYMESNNLWQDVRGGLIGLTIEQIRLVRKLSKEWSILAVGDIVPLLYAWLSSSNFAFVGTAKSEYYLRDETGWLPKTSSLERWFGSVYLPWERWLMANSRCKAVFPRDTLTAKILQRWSSISTYDLGNPMMDDLECEKPIKIEKRRERVTVLLLPGSRMPESLHNWQQIISAVSGVIDRFSHVKLEFLAAIAPNVNLNPFVEYVITQGWYLTATSVLTRANATLYLTQNAYACCLQQADIAIAMAGTATEQFVGLGKPVVTMPGKGPQFTYAFAEAQTRLLGCSVILVANERQVANTMFAVLNNPQQLEAISTNGKRRMGSAGASKRIALCLQEKLLERF